From the genome of Bombus huntii isolate Logan2020A chromosome 14, iyBomHunt1.1, whole genome shotgun sequence, one region includes:
- the LOC126873433 gene encoding uncharacterized protein LOC126873433, translated as MRLLQTNLGRSRRAQDLLYQTIWENTVALAVVAKPYRVLDAPEWARDTNEMVAVTWTSTPGSFAHGALLKRGNGYVAVESAGMVVMGMYVSPNSGWAAFKEFLDRVGDCVRRRLPRQVLVLGDFNAHSTEWGNARTNARGHALTNWAAGLGLLLVNGGSTSTCVAWRGSSIVDITWASPDAFRRVSGWRVAEGVETLSDHLYIFMEVDTSGPGTATAGDGRGPPRKGRGCPPPR; from the coding sequence ATGCGCCTCCTCCAGACTAACCTGGGAAGATCAAGGCGAGCGCAAGACCTGCTCTACCAAACCATTTGGGAGAACACGGTCGCCCTAGCGGTGGTGGCAAAACCATACAGAGTTCTGGATGCTCCGGAATGGGCCAGAGATACGAACGAAATGGTTGCTGTCACCTGGACATCAACGCCGGGGTCGTTCGCCCACGGAGCCCTGCTGAAACGCGGCAACGGATACGTCGCGGTCGAGTCGGCAGGGATGGTGGTGATGGGTATGTACGTGTCACCCAATAGCGGATGGGCAGCGTTCAAAGAATTCCTGGACCGGGTTGGCGACTGCGTCAGGCGTCGACTTCCACGGCAAGTGCTCGTCTTGGGAGACTTCAACGCACACTCCACGGAATGGGGGAACGCCAGGACCAACGCGCGCGGCCACGCGCTGACGAACTGGGCCGCGGGACTTGGACTCCTGTTGGTGAACGGAGGCTCGACCAGTACatgcgtggcgtggagaggcAGCTCCATCGTCGACATCACATGGGCCTCTCCCGACGCATTCAGGCGGGTTTCAGGCTGGAGAGTAGCCGAAGGGGTCGAGACACTTTCGGACCACCTCTACATATTCATGGAGGTGGACACATCTGGACCTGGAACGGCGACTGCAGGCGATGGTCGCGGCCCGCCGAGGAAAGGACGCGGGTGCCCACCGCCAAGATAG